From the genome of Halobacteriovorax marinus SJ:
TTCAAGACACGATAGAAGATGCCCTAAGAGTCATTGCTCCATCAGAGAAAATTCGTACAATGGGCTCCAGTAGAACCGATACAGGAGTTCACTCTAGGGCCAATGTCTGCTTTATTCAAATTCAAGAAGATCTAGAGCCACATGAGCTTACAAAGAAACTTAACCAAGAATTACCAAACGACATAAGAATTACTAAATGTGAGAGAACATATCGTCACTTTAAAGTTGTCTACTTTGCAAAGAGAAAACAATACCTCTATATTTTTAAAATAAATAATAGTGACCACTCAACTTTCTATCATAGTATTGAAGAGAATCTAGATATTGAAAAAATGAAAGAGGCCGCAAAAGTATTTATAGGTACACACGACTTTAGAAATTTCTGTCATAAAGTTAGTGAGAATGTAGATAAGAAGAGAGAAATCTTTGAATGTAAAATCATTGAAGATCAAGACTTCATCTCAGAAAATAATTGCCACGGTAGCTACGCTCTTGTTATTGAAGGTAGTGGCTTCTTAAAGCAAATGGTGAGAATCATTATGGGCTCACTAATCAATATCGGCTTAGGTAAAACGACGCTCTCTCAAATTCAGGAAGCCCTAGTTTCAACTGAGTTTAAAAAAACCGGTTTTATTGCTCCTGGAGGCGGGCTCTATTTGAATGAAATTGAGTTTATACGAGACCCCTTCAAAGGCCCGAAATCAAAGAAGAAGAAATCATGAAGGCCATCAAGAAATATTTTAATAATTTATTCTTTTTAAAAAACGCTCCCCCAATCTTTGAAAAAACTTATCAGAGTATGAATAAGTCCAAGGCCTATAGAGACTACTGTGAAAAGGTTCATGGAACTTCCTTTAGTTGCTGGAATACATTATCACCTCTTCAACTCAACTTCTTAGAAGAATATTTTGAAACAAAGAGACCAAAATCTTTTCTAGATATTGGAAGTGGTAATGGAGAGCTTACCAAATATCTTTCTAAGAAATATAGCGCTAAGGCCACGGGCATAGACTTTGCGACTATGCCAAACTCAAGTAAGGAAGTTGAATTTATAAGAGATCAATTCTTAAATACTTCTTTTAATAAAAAGTATGAATTTATCATCTCAAATGATTCCTTCTATATGATTACAAGCTATAAGAAATATCTAAGGAAATGTTTATCTCTACTAGAGAATAATTCACACATGATTATTCTCTTCTCTCTAGTTAATGAGAAGTTTGATAAATCTCCTCTAAGAAAGGCCCTAGACTCTCTCCAATTAAATTATGAAATTAAAGACTTCACTGCTGACGATTATGAATTCTGGAAAAAGTCCCAAAGCATTCTAGAGCAAACGAACCAAGCTTTTGTAGATGAATCTCAGTTTTCACTTTGGAATATAAAAAAGAAGGAAGCTGACAAAAATATTCAACTTCATAACTCCAATAATATTCAACGCTTGGGCCTTGTGATTCAGAGAGGATAATTTTTCTATCTCACAGTAATGACGACAGACATATATACTAGAAAGGATAGAGTTTTTTGCTATGAGAGCAAGAGCTCTTCTTAAGGAGTAGATATGAGTTCAATTGATACTAGTTATGAACACTCACAGGAAATTAGAAAGCTTGAAACAAGAAGAAGAGAGCAATTTGATGAGTTGAAAAATAGCTACGAAGATCAAATCAGTGAAAAAGATACAGCTCATGATCAAGAAGTTAAGAATATTGTTAATACTTATGAAGACGATAGAATTGATA
Proteins encoded in this window:
- the truA gene encoding tRNA pseudouridine(38-40) synthase TruA, with product MKFFYNAEVHYNGENYFGWQKQKNFKTIQDTIEDALRVIAPSEKIRTMGSSRTDTGVHSRANVCFIQIQEDLEPHELTKKLNQELPNDIRITKCERTYRHFKVVYFAKRKQYLYIFKINNSDHSTFYHSIEENLDIEKMKEAAKVFIGTHDFRNFCHKVSENVDKKREIFECKIIEDQDFISENNCHGSYALVIEGSGFLKQMVRIIMGSLINIGLGKTTLSQIQEALVSTEFKKTGFIAPGGGLYLNEIEFIRDPFKGPKSKKKKS
- a CDS encoding class I SAM-dependent methyltransferase, which codes for MKAIKKYFNNLFFLKNAPPIFEKTYQSMNKSKAYRDYCEKVHGTSFSCWNTLSPLQLNFLEEYFETKRPKSFLDIGSGNGELTKYLSKKYSAKATGIDFATMPNSSKEVEFIRDQFLNTSFNKKYEFIISNDSFYMITSYKKYLRKCLSLLENNSHMIILFSLVNEKFDKSPLRKALDSLQLNYEIKDFTADDYEFWKKSQSILEQTNQAFVDESQFSLWNIKKKEADKNIQLHNSNNIQRLGLVIQRG